In Streptomyces sp. NBC_00414, a single window of DNA contains:
- the cimA gene encoding citramalate synthase — protein MTEPSELDDSFHVFDTTLRDGAQREGINLTVADKLAIARHLDDFGVGFIEGGWPGANPRDTEFFARAQQEIDFKHAQLVAFGATRRAGGKASEDPQVKALVASGAPVVTLVAKSHDRHVELALRTTLEENLEMVRDTVSYLRSEGRRVFVDCEHFFDGYRANPQYAKAVVRAASEAGADVVVLCDTNGGMLPAQVQAVVATVLADTGARLGMHAQDDTGCAVANTLAAVDAGATHVQCTANGYGERVGNSNLFPVVAALELKYGKKVLPAGALSEMTRISHAIAEVVNLTPSTHQPYVGVSAFAHKAGLHASAIKVDPDLYQHIDPELVGNTMRMLVSDMAGRASIELKGKELGVDLGGDRELIGRVVGRVKERELQGYTYEAADASFELLLREEAEGKARKYFDVESWRAIVEDRPDGSHANEATVKLFAKGERIVATAEGNGPVNALDRALRVALEKLYPQLAKLELVDYKVRILEGKHGTESTTRVLISTSDGAGEWSTVGVAKNVIAASWQALEDAYTYGLLRAGVEPAA, from the coding sequence ATGACCGAACCCAGCGAGCTCGACGATTCGTTCCACGTCTTCGACACCACCCTGCGCGACGGCGCGCAGCGTGAGGGCATCAACCTCACCGTCGCGGACAAGCTGGCCATCGCACGGCACCTGGACGACTTCGGCGTGGGCTTCATCGAGGGCGGGTGGCCGGGTGCGAACCCGCGCGACACCGAGTTCTTCGCCCGCGCCCAGCAGGAGATCGACTTCAAGCACGCCCAGCTCGTCGCCTTCGGCGCCACCCGCCGGGCAGGCGGCAAAGCGAGCGAGGACCCGCAGGTCAAGGCGCTCGTCGCGTCCGGCGCGCCCGTCGTCACACTCGTCGCCAAGTCCCATGACCGGCATGTCGAGCTGGCGCTGCGCACGACCCTCGAAGAGAACCTGGAGATGGTCCGCGACACCGTCTCCTACCTCCGTTCCGAGGGCCGTCGCGTCTTCGTCGACTGCGAGCACTTCTTCGACGGCTACCGGGCGAACCCGCAGTACGCGAAGGCCGTCGTCCGGGCCGCCTCGGAGGCCGGCGCCGACGTCGTCGTCCTCTGCGACACCAACGGCGGCATGCTGCCCGCGCAGGTCCAGGCCGTCGTCGCCACCGTCCTCGCCGACACCGGGGCACGCCTGGGCATGCACGCCCAGGACGACACGGGCTGCGCCGTCGCCAACACCCTCGCCGCCGTGGACGCGGGCGCGACGCACGTCCAGTGCACGGCGAACGGCTACGGCGAGCGCGTCGGCAACTCCAACCTCTTCCCGGTCGTGGCGGCCCTGGAGCTGAAGTACGGCAAGAAGGTCCTCCCGGCGGGCGCGCTGTCCGAGATGACCCGCATCTCGCACGCGATCGCCGAGGTCGTGAACCTCACCCCGTCCACGCACCAGCCGTACGTCGGTGTCTCGGCCTTCGCCCACAAGGCGGGTCTGCACGCCTCGGCGATCAAGGTGGACCCGGACCTCTACCAGCACATCGACCCCGAGCTGGTCGGCAACACGATGCGGATGCTCGTCTCCGACATGGCGGGCCGCGCCTCCATCGAGCTCAAGGGCAAGGAACTCGGCGTCGACCTCGGCGGCGACCGCGAGCTGATCGGCCGGGTCGTGGGCCGGGTCAAGGAGCGTGAGCTGCAGGGCTACACGTACGAGGCGGCGGACGCCTCCTTCGAGCTGCTCCTGCGGGAGGAGGCCGAGGGCAAGGCCCGCAAGTACTTCGACGTGGAGTCCTGGCGGGCCATCGTCGAGGACCGCCCCGACGGCAGCCACGCCAACGAGGCCACGGTCAAGCTCTTCGCCAAGGGCGAGCGGATCGTCGCCACGGCGGAGGGCAACGGGCCGGTCAACGCGCTCGACCGGGCCCTGCGGGTAGCCCTGGAGAAGCTGTACCCCCAGCTCGCCAAGCTGGAACTGGTCGACTACAAGGTCCGCATCCTGGAGGGCAAGCACGGCACGGAGTCCACGACGCGGGTCCTCATCTCCACCTCGGACGGGGCGGGGGAGTGGTCGACGGTCGGCGTCGCGAAGAACGTGATCGCGGCGTCTTGGCAGGCGCTGGAGGACGCGTACACGTACGGGCTGCTGCGCGCGGGCGTAGAACCGGCCGCCTAG
- a CDS encoding TetR/AcrR family transcriptional regulator, producing MNMIAERGLEKLTMAALGAEVGMSSGHLLYYFRSKDELLLRTLEWSEGLLGTERGRLLARAAPARERLDAYVDLYVPEGHRDPHWTLWLEVWNRSQNADDDARGRQAAIEGVWHRDLVALIAEGSSRGEFRPVDPDRFATRLRALLDGFSIHVAIGLRGTDRGQVLGHVREFLDEALRPQTAPDA from the coding sequence ATGAACATGATCGCCGAGCGCGGCCTGGAGAAGCTCACCATGGCGGCGCTGGGCGCCGAGGTCGGGATGAGCAGCGGGCATCTCCTCTACTACTTCCGCTCCAAGGACGAGTTGCTGCTGCGCACCCTGGAGTGGAGCGAGGGACTGCTCGGCACCGAGCGCGGCCGGCTGCTCGCACGGGCGGCTCCGGCGCGCGAGCGACTCGACGCGTACGTCGACCTGTACGTGCCCGAGGGCCACCGCGATCCGCACTGGACCCTCTGGCTGGAGGTCTGGAACCGCTCGCAGAACGCCGACGACGACGCCCGCGGGCGTCAGGCCGCGATCGAGGGCGTCTGGCACCGCGACCTGGTGGCACTGATCGCGGAGGGCTCCTCGCGCGGGGAGTTCCGGCCGGTCGACCCCGACCGCTTCGCCACCCGTCTGCGTGCCCTCCTCGACGGCTTCTCCATCCATGTCGCGATCGGCCTGCGGGGCACGGACCGAGGGCAAGTTCTCGGCCACGTACGGGAATTCCTGGACGAGGCGCTGCGCCCGCAGACGGCCCCGGACGCTTGA
- a CDS encoding agmatine deiminase family protein, protein MTAAADGFHMPAEWAPHERTWMAWPGPNPTFDDPGDLAEACAAWAAVARAVRRFEPVTVVCGPGRSAAARALLGPGIDTVEHDLDDAWMRDIGPTFLTGAKGELAAVDWTFNGWGAQAWARWEHDATIGAYVSDLAGARTYASRLVNEGGAIHVDGQGTVLLTETVQLGPERNPGWTREEVEAEIHGMLGTRKAIWLPRGLTGDYPPPPSEGDSGTPDSFGTLGHVDIVAAFARPGVVVAHSQPDPAHPDHEVSKEIIGLLGAATDAHGRRIEVVEVPAPTVLEADGHWADYSYINHYLCNGGVVLCGFDDPRDETAAGIFRRLFPDRTVTLVDARAIFAGGGGIHCVTQQQPRADRAEAR, encoded by the coding sequence ATGACCGCTGCCGCCGACGGCTTCCACATGCCCGCCGAGTGGGCCCCGCACGAGCGCACCTGGATGGCGTGGCCGGGCCCGAACCCCACCTTCGACGACCCCGGCGACCTCGCCGAGGCCTGTGCCGCCTGGGCGGCGGTGGCCCGTGCGGTACGACGCTTCGAGCCGGTCACGGTCGTGTGCGGGCCTGGCCGGTCCGCGGCCGCGCGAGCCCTCCTGGGCCCCGGCATCGACACCGTCGAGCACGACCTCGACGACGCCTGGATGCGGGACATCGGCCCCACCTTCCTCACCGGAGCCAAGGGTGAACTCGCCGCCGTGGACTGGACGTTCAACGGCTGGGGCGCCCAGGCCTGGGCCCGCTGGGAGCACGACGCCACGATCGGGGCGTACGTGTCGGACCTCGCCGGCGCCCGTACGTACGCCTCGCGACTCGTCAACGAGGGCGGCGCGATCCACGTCGACGGCCAGGGCACGGTGCTGCTCACCGAGACCGTGCAGCTCGGCCCCGAGCGCAACCCCGGCTGGACCCGCGAGGAGGTCGAGGCGGAGATCCACGGCATGCTCGGCACCCGCAAGGCGATCTGGCTGCCGCGCGGCCTCACCGGCGACTACCCGCCCCCGCCCTCCGAAGGGGACTCGGGGACCCCCGACAGCTTCGGCACCCTCGGCCACGTCGACATCGTCGCCGCCTTCGCCCGCCCCGGAGTCGTCGTCGCCCACTCCCAGCCCGATCCGGCCCACCCCGACCACGAGGTGTCGAAGGAGATCATCGGGCTGCTCGGTGCGGCGACCGACGCGCACGGCCGGCGTATCGAGGTGGTGGAGGTCCCCGCCCCGACGGTCCTGGAGGCCGACGGCCACTGGGCCGACTACTCGTACATCAACCACTACCTCTGCAACGGCGGAGTCGTCCTCTGCGGCTTTGACGACCCGCGCGACGAGACCGCGGCGGGTATCTTCCGGCGCCTGTTCCCCGACCGGACGGTGACCCTGGTGGACGCGCGGGCGATCTTCGCGGGCGGCGGCGGCATCCACTGCGTCACACAGCAGCAGCCGAGGGCCGACCGCGCGGAGGCACGGTGA
- a CDS encoding urease subunit alpha, with protein sequence MNPYEYAATHGPRAGDRVRLGDSGLTVRVGSDSQKYGDEFLAGFGKTARDGLHLKAAAVRDTCDVVISNVLVIDAVQGIRKVSIGIREGRIASIGRAGNPDTLDGVDVVVGTGTSIVSGEGLIATAGAVDTHVHLLSPRIMEASLASGVTTIIGQEFGPVWGVGVNSPWALRHAFNAFDAWPVNIGFLARGSSSDPAPLVEALAEGGASGFKVHEDMGAHTRALDTALRVAEEHDVQVALHSDGLNECLSVEDTLRVLDGRTIHAFHIEGCGGGHVPNVLKMAGVPNVIGSSTNPTLPFGRDAVAEHYGMIVSVHGLKTDLPGDAAMARDRIRAGTMGAEDVLHDLGAIGITSSDAQGMGRAGETVRRTFAMAGKMKAQFGPLDGDGPDDDNARVLRYIAKLTVNPAIAHGLAHEVGSIETGKLADIVLWRPEFFGAKPQLVLKSGFPAYGVVGDPNAATDTCEPLVLGPQFGAHGATPADISVAFVAQAALDRGNDIMPTRRRRVAVRGTRGIGPADLLLNSRTGDVDVDRDTGLVTLDGDPLRSEPAESVSLNRLYFL encoded by the coding sequence ATGAACCCGTACGAGTACGCCGCCACCCACGGCCCCCGCGCCGGGGACCGGGTCCGCCTCGGCGACTCCGGCCTCACCGTGCGGGTCGGGTCCGACTCCCAGAAGTACGGGGACGAGTTCCTCGCCGGGTTCGGCAAGACGGCCCGTGACGGTCTGCACCTCAAGGCCGCGGCCGTCCGCGACACCTGTGACGTCGTGATCAGCAACGTCCTCGTGATCGACGCGGTCCAGGGCATCCGGAAGGTGTCGATCGGCATCCGGGAGGGCCGGATCGCGTCGATCGGCCGGGCCGGGAACCCCGACACCCTCGACGGCGTGGACGTCGTCGTCGGCACCGGCACGTCCATCGTCTCCGGCGAGGGGCTGATCGCCACCGCCGGAGCCGTCGACACCCACGTGCACCTGCTGTCGCCCCGCATCATGGAGGCCTCCCTCGCCTCCGGGGTGACGACGATCATCGGCCAGGAGTTCGGCCCGGTGTGGGGCGTCGGCGTCAACTCGCCCTGGGCGCTGCGGCACGCCTTCAACGCCTTCGACGCCTGGCCGGTCAACATCGGCTTCCTGGCCCGGGGTTCGTCCTCGGACCCGGCCCCGCTCGTCGAGGCCCTCGCCGAGGGCGGCGCGTCCGGCTTCAAGGTCCACGAGGACATGGGCGCCCACACCCGCGCACTCGACACCGCGCTGCGCGTCGCCGAGGAGCACGACGTACAGGTCGCCCTGCACAGCGACGGCCTGAACGAGTGCCTGTCCGTCGAGGACACCCTGCGCGTGCTCGACGGGCGGACCATCCACGCCTTCCATATCGAGGGCTGCGGCGGCGGCCATGTGCCGAACGTCCTGAAGATGGCGGGCGTACCGAACGTCATCGGCTCCTCCACCAACCCCACGCTGCCCTTCGGCCGGGACGCGGTCGCCGAGCACTACGGGATGATCGTCTCCGTCCACGGACTGAAGACCGACCTGCCCGGTGACGCGGCGATGGCCCGTGACCGGATACGCGCCGGGACCATGGGCGCCGAGGACGTCCTGCACGACCTCGGTGCCATCGGCATCACCTCGTCGGACGCCCAGGGCATGGGCCGCGCGGGCGAGACCGTCCGCCGCACCTTCGCGATGGCCGGGAAGATGAAGGCCCAGTTCGGCCCCCTGGACGGGGACGGCCCCGACGACGACAACGCGCGCGTCCTGCGCTACATCGCCAAACTCACCGTCAACCCGGCCATCGCGCACGGCCTCGCCCACGAGGTCGGCTCCATCGAGACGGGCAAACTGGCCGACATCGTGCTGTGGCGGCCCGAGTTCTTCGGAGCGAAGCCCCAGCTCGTGCTCAAGTCCGGCTTCCCGGCGTACGGAGTCGTGGGCGACCCGAACGCGGCCACCGACACCTGCGAACCCCTCGTCCTGGGGCCCCAGTTCGGAGCGCACGGCGCCACCCCCGCCGACATCTCGGTCGCGTTCGTCGCGCAGGCCGCGCTCGACCGGGGCAACGACATCATGCCGACCCGCCGACGCAGGGTGGCGGTCCGCGGCACCCGCGGCATCGGCCCGGCCGACCTGCTCCTCAACTCCCGTACGGGGGACGTCGATGTGGACCGGGACACCGGACTGGTCACACTCGACGGCGACCCGCTGCGCTCGGAACCGGCCGAGTCCGTGTCACTCAACCGCCTGTACTTCCTCTGA
- the ureA gene encoding urease subunit gamma, whose translation MRLTPTERDRLLLFGAAELARARRARGLKLNVPEAVAVIADTACEAARDGRRLAEAIEAARSVLGPDDVLPGVADIVTEVHVEAVFDDGSRLAVVSDPIGAGPGPDGPDGPGALLPGPAHTDPEPVRRLPVTNTATVPVSVTSHFHFFEANPRLDFDRAAAYGTHLAVPAGASVRFGPGETVEVGLLPIGGERVAIGFAGLVDGPLDAPGAKTEALRRAVACGYLGAADSRGGER comes from the coding sequence ATGAGACTGACCCCCACGGAACGCGACCGCCTCCTGCTCTTCGGCGCAGCCGAACTGGCCCGTGCCCGCCGGGCCCGAGGCCTGAAACTCAACGTCCCCGAGGCGGTGGCCGTCATCGCGGACACGGCCTGCGAGGCGGCCCGCGACGGCCGTCGGCTGGCCGAGGCCATCGAGGCGGCCAGGTCGGTGCTCGGCCCGGACGACGTACTGCCCGGCGTCGCCGACATCGTGACCGAGGTGCACGTGGAGGCCGTCTTCGACGACGGCTCCCGGCTCGCGGTCGTGAGCGACCCGATCGGGGCCGGCCCGGGACCCGACGGACCCGACGGACCGGGCGCACTGCTGCCGGGACCCGCGCACACCGACCCCGAGCCCGTCCGCCGGCTCCCGGTCACGAACACCGCCACCGTCCCCGTCTCCGTGACCTCCCACTTCCACTTCTTCGAGGCCAACCCGCGGCTCGACTTCGACCGGGCCGCCGCCTACGGGACGCACCTGGCCGTCCCCGCCGGGGCGTCCGTGCGCTTCGGGCCGGGGGAGACCGTCGAGGTCGGGCTGCTCCCGATCGGCGGCGAGCGGGTGGCGATCGGCTTCGCGGGCCTGGTCGACGGCCCGCTCGACGCCCCGGGAGCGAAGACGGAGGCCCTGCGCAGGGCGGTGGCCTGCGGATACCTGGGAGCGGCCGATTCCAGGGGAGGCGAGCGATGA
- a CDS encoding branched-chain amino acid aminotransferase, whose amino-acid sequence MTTPTIELKPSSAPLSEAEREAILVSPGFGRHFTDHMVTIKWTEGRGWHDGQLVPYGPLSVDPATSVLHYAQEIFEGLKAYRQPDGSVATFRPDRNALRFQSSARRLAMPELPVETFIEACDALVRQDKAWVPAHGGEESLYLRPFMIATEVGLGVRPANEYLFIVIASPAGAYFPGGVKPVSIWLSEDRVRAVPGGVGDAKTGGNYAASLLAQAEAAAKGCDQVCYLDAVEHKWVEELGGMNLYFVYGDRIVTPTLSGSILEGVTRDSLLSVARDLGYGSEQARVSSDQWKRDAENGTLTEVFACGTAAVITPVGTVKSHTGEWQQSGGGPGEVTMKLRDALLDIQRGVAKDTHNWMHNLG is encoded by the coding sequence ATGACGACGCCCACGATCGAGCTCAAGCCCTCCTCGGCCCCGCTGTCCGAAGCGGAGCGCGAGGCGATCCTGGTCAGCCCAGGATTCGGCCGCCACTTCACCGACCACATGGTGACGATCAAGTGGACGGAGGGCCGTGGCTGGCACGACGGCCAGCTCGTCCCGTACGGCCCGCTCTCCGTCGACCCCGCGACGAGCGTCCTGCACTACGCGCAGGAGATCTTCGAGGGACTGAAGGCCTACCGGCAGCCCGACGGTTCGGTCGCCACGTTCCGCCCGGACCGCAACGCCCTGCGCTTCCAGTCGTCCGCCCGCCGCCTCGCCATGCCCGAGCTGCCCGTCGAGACCTTCATCGAGGCCTGCGACGCGCTGGTCCGGCAGGACAAGGCGTGGGTGCCGGCGCACGGCGGCGAGGAGTCGCTCTACCTGCGGCCGTTCATGATCGCGACCGAGGTCGGTCTGGGTGTGCGGCCCGCGAACGAGTACCTCTTCATCGTCATCGCGTCGCCCGCCGGCGCGTACTTCCCCGGCGGTGTGAAGCCGGTCTCCATCTGGCTCTCCGAGGACCGGGTCCGCGCCGTCCCCGGCGGGGTGGGCGACGCCAAGACCGGCGGCAACTACGCGGCGTCCCTGCTCGCGCAGGCCGAGGCCGCGGCCAAGGGCTGCGACCAGGTCTGCTACCTCGACGCCGTCGAGCACAAGTGGGTCGAGGAACTGGGCGGCATGAACCTGTACTTCGTGTACGGGGACAGGATCGTCACGCCCACCCTCAGCGGGTCCATCCTGGAGGGCGTCACGCGCGACTCGCTGCTCTCCGTCGCCCGCGACCTCGGTTACGGGTCAGAGCAGGCCCGCGTCTCCAGCGACCAGTGGAAGCGTGACGCCGAGAACGGGACGCTGACCGAGGTCTTCGCCTGTGGCACCGCGGCGGTCATCACCCCCGTCGGCACGGTGAAGAGCCACACCGGGGAGTGGCAGCAGAGTGGGGGCGGGCCCGGGGAGGTCACGATGAAGCTTCGTGACGCGCTTCTGGACATCCAGCGCGGTGTCGCGAAGGACACCCACAACTGGATGCACAACCTGGGCTGA
- a CDS encoding 3-isopropylmalate dehydrogenase: MSRSIDLAVIPGDGIGQEVVAQGLKVLSAVLPQDVKLETKEFDFGARRYRATGETLTDADLEALKQHDAILLGAIGDPSVPSGVLERGFLLKLRFAFDHHVNLRPSKLLPGVATPLAGQPEIDFVVVREGTEGPYTGNGGTIRKGTPHEIATEVSVNTAFGVERVVRDAFARAQARPRKKLTLVHKNNVLTFAGHLWTNVFNKVAEEFPEVTTDYIHVDAATIYLVTDPARFDVIVTDNLFGDIITDLAAAVSGGIGVAASGNINPSGEFPSMFEPVHGSAPDIAGQGKADPSATVLSVALLLRHLGYETEAARIEDAVSADLAERGTTTRTTEEIGDALAARVSG; this comes from the coding sequence ATGTCTCGCAGCATCGATCTCGCAGTGATCCCCGGTGACGGCATCGGCCAGGAAGTCGTGGCCCAAGGCCTGAAGGTCCTCTCCGCCGTCCTCCCGCAGGATGTGAAGCTGGAGACCAAGGAGTTCGACTTCGGCGCCCGGCGCTACCGCGCCACCGGTGAGACCCTCACCGATGCCGACCTGGAAGCCCTGAAGCAGCACGACGCCATCCTGCTCGGCGCGATCGGCGACCCGTCGGTCCCGTCCGGAGTCCTGGAGCGCGGCTTCCTGCTCAAGCTCCGCTTCGCCTTCGACCACCACGTGAACCTGCGTCCGTCGAAGCTCCTGCCGGGCGTCGCCACCCCGCTCGCCGGCCAGCCGGAGATCGACTTCGTCGTCGTCCGCGAGGGCACCGAGGGTCCCTACACCGGCAACGGCGGCACGATCCGCAAGGGCACCCCGCACGAGATCGCCACCGAGGTCTCCGTGAACACGGCCTTCGGTGTCGAGCGCGTCGTGCGTGACGCCTTCGCCCGCGCCCAGGCCCGCCCCCGCAAGAAGCTCACGCTGGTCCACAAGAACAACGTGCTCACCTTCGCGGGTCACCTGTGGACGAACGTCTTCAACAAGGTGGCCGAGGAGTTTCCCGAGGTCACCACGGACTACATCCACGTGGACGCCGCGACGATCTACCTCGTCACGGACCCCGCCCGCTTCGACGTGATCGTCACCGACAACCTCTTCGGCGACATCATCACCGACCTCGCCGCGGCCGTCTCCGGCGGCATCGGCGTCGCCGCCTCGGGCAACATCAACCCGAGCGGTGAGTTCCCGTCGATGTTCGAGCCGGTGCACGGCTCGGCCCCGGACATCGCCGGCCAGGGCAAGGCCGACCCCAGTGCCACCGTCCTGTCCGTCGCCCTCCTGCTGCGTCACCTCGGCTACGAGACCGAGGCCGCCCGCATCGAGGACGCCGTCTCCGCCGACCTCGCGGAGCGCGGCACCACGACCCGTACGACCGAGGAAATCGGCGACGCGCTCGCCGCCCGAGTATCCGGCTGA
- a CDS encoding purple acid phosphatase family protein, translated as MTAPPLGTPPGPPVPDVGIPPRLARRMSMAEQYEYLRTKFSRRRALVSAGAVAGGLLAGCSGSGSGTDTASRSASPLSGGSTPTERVDGAVVTPFGRHLAFGADPKTQMRISWQVPLTVKKPYVRVGPKPWELSRKIDAEVRDLHTPGLEGVRLALDQFYLHAALDGLRPGTTYYYGVGHEGFDPASKERHSTVGSFTTAPARAERFVFTAFGDQGVTPDALANDKLILGREPAFHLHAGDICYADVTGHGKESDIYDPTAWDLFLKQTETVAKTVPWMVTTGNHDMEAWYSPNGYGGQSARFSLPDNGFDAKNAPGVYSFTYGNVGIVALDANDVSYEIPANKGYSDGRQSAWLDKRLGELRKEKGIDFVVVFFHHCAYSTSTHASDGGVRDAWLPLFTKHQVDLVINGHNHVYERTDAVKNGGVGKPVPIGASTDPTRDGIVYVTAGGAGKSLYSFPSGVKDSYEGKVADRESVDTYHWTKSKNQNPDTVEWSRVRYTGYSFLSVEAEAGPAPRLKVSALAESGKRIDHFEVRRGA; from the coding sequence ATGACCGCGCCTCCCCTGGGGACACCCCCCGGACCCCCCGTTCCCGACGTCGGCATCCCGCCGCGGCTCGCACGCCGGATGAGCATGGCGGAGCAGTACGAGTATCTGCGGACGAAGTTCTCCCGCCGCCGTGCCCTGGTGAGCGCGGGCGCGGTGGCCGGCGGGCTGCTGGCCGGCTGCTCCGGTTCGGGTTCCGGCACGGACACGGCGAGCCGGTCCGCGTCGCCCCTGTCCGGCGGCTCCACCCCCACCGAGCGGGTGGACGGCGCGGTCGTCACCCCCTTCGGCCGTCATCTCGCCTTCGGCGCGGACCCGAAGACCCAGATGCGGATCTCCTGGCAGGTGCCGCTCACGGTCAAGAAGCCGTACGTGCGGGTCGGTCCGAAGCCCTGGGAGCTGAGCCGCAAGATCGACGCCGAGGTACGTGACCTGCACACGCCCGGGCTCGAAGGGGTGCGGCTCGCCCTCGACCAGTTCTATCTGCACGCGGCGCTCGACGGGCTGCGGCCCGGCACGACGTACTACTACGGCGTCGGTCACGAGGGGTTCGACCCGGCGTCGAAGGAACGGCACTCCACGGTCGGCTCGTTCACGACGGCGCCCGCACGTGCGGAGAGGTTCGTGTTCACCGCGTTCGGCGACCAGGGGGTCACGCCGGACGCGCTCGCCAACGACAAGCTGATCCTCGGCCGGGAGCCCGCCTTCCATCTGCACGCGGGCGACATCTGCTACGCGGACGTGACGGGCCACGGCAAGGAGTCGGACATCTACGACCCGACCGCCTGGGACCTGTTCCTCAAGCAGACGGAGACGGTCGCGAAGACGGTCCCGTGGATGGTGACGACCGGCAACCACGACATGGAGGCCTGGTACTCACCGAACGGGTACGGCGGACAGTCGGCGCGCTTCTCCCTCCCGGACAACGGCTTCGACGCGAAGAACGCCCCGGGCGTCTACTCCTTCACGTACGGCAACGTCGGGATCGTGGCGCTGGACGCGAACGACGTGTCGTACGAGATCCCCGCCAACAAGGGCTACTCGGACGGCCGCCAGTCGGCCTGGCTCGACAAGCGGCTGGGGGAACTGCGCAAGGAGAAGGGGATCGACTTCGTCGTGGTCTTCTTCCACCACTGCGCCTACTCGACGTCGACCCACGCCTCGGACGGGGGCGTCCGGGACGCCTGGCTGCCGCTGTTCACCAAGCACCAGGTGGACCTCGTGATCAACGGCCACAACCACGTGTACGAGCGGACCGACGCCGTCAAGAACGGCGGGGTGGGCAAGCCGGTACCGATCGGCGCGTCGACCGACCCGACGCGGGACGGGATCGTGTACGTCACGGCGGGCGGCGCGGGCAAGAGCCTTTACAGCTTTCCCTCAGGAGTGAAGGACAGCTACGAGGGGAAGGTCGCCGACCGCGAGTCCGTGGACACCTACCACTGGACGAAGTCGAAGAACCAGAACCCCGACACCGTGGAGTGGTCGCGGGTGCGGTACACCGGCTACTCCTTCCTCTCCGTGGAGGCGGAGGCGGGACCGGCTCCCCGGCTCAAGGTGTCGGCGCTCGCCGAGAGCGGCAAGCGCATCGACCATTTCGAGGTGCGGCGCGGAGCGTGA
- a CDS encoding LysR family transcriptional regulator: MSGADLAPRELRILVAVASEGGFSAAALALGTTQSAMSHGVRGIERKLGVVLFERDRHGARPTPAGARAATHARRVLRMLDTLATETRGVGAGPGGGDTVAGPLRIAAFRSAALYLLPPALERLTARHPGIEPTVGVVREVGPGTAGEVAEGRADIGIATLGTSAPVPPELIGDVLLGELYSLVHPAGHPRPRSLPLVDWRENCSSCTRNWWAGQDWIPCATVRAEDDGAVLSMVGSGLGMAIMPALSLTGAPPSVEITDLGPDRPTRSVGYVTTPELAPTLAVRALIRELRGLAAEGSNVGGSRAEGSNVGGSRAKGSSAKDESAGQGSVTRSAVSDSRKSD; encoded by the coding sequence ATGAGCGGAGCCGATCTCGCGCCCCGGGAACTGCGGATCCTGGTGGCCGTGGCGAGCGAAGGGGGCTTCTCGGCGGCGGCCCTGGCCCTCGGTACGACCCAGTCGGCCATGTCCCACGGGGTGCGCGGCATCGAGCGCAAGCTCGGCGTCGTCCTCTTCGAACGTGACCGCCACGGCGCCCGCCCGACCCCGGCCGGCGCCCGGGCCGCGACACACGCGCGGCGCGTCCTGCGCATGCTGGACACGCTCGCCACCGAGACGCGCGGTGTGGGCGCGGGCCCCGGCGGCGGCGACACCGTCGCCGGGCCGCTGCGCATCGCGGCGTTCCGCAGCGCCGCCCTGTATCTGCTGCCGCCCGCGCTGGAACGGCTGACCGCACGGCACCCGGGCATCGAGCCGACGGTCGGAGTCGTCCGGGAGGTCGGCCCCGGCACGGCGGGGGAGGTGGCCGAGGGCCGGGCGGACATCGGCATCGCCACCCTCGGCACGAGCGCGCCGGTCCCGCCGGAACTGATCGGCGACGTCCTCCTGGGGGAGCTGTACTCGCTGGTGCATCCGGCCGGCCATCCCCGGCCGCGCTCACTGCCGTTGGTCGACTGGCGGGAGAACTGCTCCTCCTGCACCAGGAACTGGTGGGCGGGGCAGGACTGGATCCCGTGCGCGACGGTCCGTGCCGAGGACGACGGGGCCGTGCTCTCGATGGTCGGCAGCGGTCTCGGCATGGCCATCATGCCCGCGCTGTCGCTGACGGGCGCCCCGCCGTCCGTGGAGATCACCGACCTCGGGCCGGACCGTCCCACCCGCTCCGTGGGATACGTGACCACACCCGAACTCGCCCCGACGCTCGCGGTACGCGCGCTGATCAGGGAACTGCGGGGACTCGCCGCTGAAGGAAGCAACGTCGGAGGAAGCCGCGCGGAAGGAAGCAACGTCGGAGGAAGCCGCGCGAAGGGAAGCAGCGCGAAAGACGAAAGCGCAGGTCAGGGCAGTGTGACCCGATCCGCCGTCTCAGATAGTAGGAAGTCCGACTAA